From Mesomycoplasma dispar, a single genomic window includes:
- a CDS encoding ABC transporter permease, translating to MIKKLLHPFQFFWKRIDKISAKSSSEKIFSTLWAILFGILFSFIFIWSFGYDPLKVYHTMIIKIAFAKNQIRNLLLITSIFIFASIAIAIPFKAGLLNIGVPGQMMISGAISLMIFLNLKSIDIYSRLLLAAFLGIIASAVVGFLVGILKSFLKINEVISTILLNWIIFYIIKFFLTSTSLKIGFNSNSPLTTQSISEVSFLSSIFLTRNFAIIMLFLGLFFAFLIWFVMQKTTIGLRVKIIGQNKNVATYAGINNKIMTVSVMTLSGAIAGIAGFVWYIFYKRSLTLSSGMPREGFDAILVALLAFNSPFGVIPTSFFYSAISIGAGALESHSISLNQETMQIVIGIIIYLSAISVIFINFRPIRWMLNFWFLLRSKQFFGSKIRKSKVSQLKKSKFSILNLIGLKEIETEKIKTLDDEITYFENRRIEYLHVFLYDKINIFSFYRNIQKINIKLYFLKRQSLKIKNANNTLVWKKIKLDIKNDFGLDSNFKNKSLDEKLAFFELVAEKKRVANQELNSLGYYDLKNNFTAFKQQFIEQHLQFRTLKSEIIKDFRSRKKIKSKKIKEKK from the coding sequence ATGATTAAAAAACTGCTTCACCCATTTCAATTTTTTTGAAAAAGAATTGATAAAATCAGTGCTAAAAGCTCATCGGAAAAAATTTTTTCAACCCTTTGAGCAATTCTTTTCGGAATTTTATTCTCTTTTATTTTCATTTGATCGTTTGGTTATGATCCTCTTAAAGTTTATCATACAATGATTATCAAAATTGCTTTTGCCAAAAATCAGATCCGAAACTTACTTTTAATTACGTCGATTTTTATTTTCGCAAGTATTGCAATTGCAATTCCTTTTAAAGCAGGTTTGCTTAACATCGGTGTTCCAGGTCAAATGATGATTTCTGGTGCGATTTCATTAATGATTTTTTTGAATTTAAAATCAATTGATATTTATTCTCGTCTACTTTTAGCCGCGTTTTTGGGAATTATCGCTAGCGCGGTTGTCGGTTTTTTGGTTGGTATTTTAAAATCGTTTTTAAAGATTAATGAAGTTATTTCCACTATCTTATTAAATTGAATTATTTTTTATATAATTAAATTTTTTCTCACTTCTACAAGTCTAAAAATTGGATTTAACTCAAATTCGCCACTTACAACTCAAAGTATAAGTGAAGTTAGTTTTTTAAGTTCGATATTTCTAACTAGAAATTTTGCAATTATTATGCTATTTTTAGGTTTGTTTTTTGCATTTTTAATATGATTTGTGATGCAAAAAACAACAATTGGATTACGAGTAAAAATTATTGGACAAAACAAAAATGTCGCAACATATGCAGGAATTAATAACAAAATTATGACCGTTTCAGTAATGACGCTATCAGGCGCAATTGCTGGAATTGCTGGTTTTGTTTGGTACATTTTTTATAAACGCTCGCTCACACTCAGTAGCGGCATGCCTCGCGAAGGTTTTGATGCAATTTTAGTTGCACTTTTAGCATTTAATTCACCTTTTGGCGTAATTCCGACTTCATTTTTTTATTCAGCAATATCAATTGGTGCTGGCGCACTGGAAAGTCATTCGATTTCATTAAATCAAGAAACTATGCAAATTGTAATCGGAATTATTATTTATTTATCGGCAATTTCGGTTATTTTTATTAATTTTAGACCAATAAGGTGAATGTTGAATTTTTGATTTTTATTGCGTTCGAAACAATTTTTTGGTTCAAAGATAAGAAAATCTAAAGTTTCACAGTTGAAAAAATCAAAATTTAGCATTTTGAATTTAATCGGTTTGAAAGAAATTGAAACGGAAAAAATCAAAACTCTTGACGATGAAATTACTTATTTTGAAAACAGACGAATCGAATATTTACACGTGTTTTTATACGATAAAATCAACATTTTTTCATTTTATCGGAATATTCAAAAAATAAATATTAAATTATATTTTTTGAAAAGACAGTCATTAAAAATAAAAAACGCTAACAATACTTTAGTTTGAAAAAAAATTAAACTAGATATTAAAAACGATTTTGGACTAGATTCTAATTTTAAAAACAAAAGTTTAGACGAAAAACTGGCTTTTTTCGAATTAGTTGCAGAAAAAAAGCGTGTTGCAAATCAAGAACTAAATTCATTGGGATATTATGATCTTAAAAATAATTTTACTGCATTTAAACAGCAGTTTATCGAACAACATTTGCAATTTCGGACTCTAAAATCGGAGATTATTAAAGATTTTAGATCTAGAAAAAAAATAAAATCTAAAAAGATTAAGGAGAAAAAATAA
- a CDS encoding ABC transporter permease: MTLDTIIPILTLFFLFFSIITTGSIAGLYSEKTGIVNIAINGIMIIGATTYGLFSILIGVSNMAIQLLLIPLAALFSGLFALLHGFITIKLKGNHIISGVALNILAPAIAFVLLKIYGKSNRFESVVNELAFGQNKEFLNIFSLKLFIVIGLIVLTWFVFSKTKLGLRISAVGENPHAAAAAGINVNGLKWLGVFLSGIIAGIAGAFYFQYAGSSFRGNVQGLGFLSLTILIMGRWKIVFIVISGLIFPFLYTLSVNLAGNFGDFLPIVEAAPYLFTIIILALTSKKDLAPKALGIPYDKSLK; encoded by the coding sequence ATGACTTTAGATACAATTATTCCGATTTTAACGCTCTTTTTTCTCTTCTTTTCAATAATAACTACAGGTTCAATTGCTGGATTATATAGTGAAAAAACTGGAATTGTTAACATTGCAATTAACGGAATTATGATTATTGGCGCTACAACTTATGGACTTTTCTCGATTTTAATCGGGGTTTCGAATATGGCGATTCAATTACTACTTATCCCACTAGCAGCACTTTTTTCGGGTCTTTTTGCACTATTACATGGGTTTATCACGATAAAATTAAAAGGAAATCATATAATTTCTGGGGTGGCTCTTAATATTCTTGCCCCGGCAATCGCGTTTGTTTTGCTAAAAATTTACGGAAAAAGCAACCGTTTTGAATCAGTTGTTAATGAACTTGCTTTTGGACAAAACAAGGAATTTCTAAACATTTTTTCCCTTAAATTATTTATTGTAATTGGTTTAATCGTTCTCACTTGATTTGTTTTTTCAAAAACAAAATTAGGACTTAGAATTTCAGCAGTTGGTGAAAATCCACACGCTGCCGCGGCGGCAGGAATTAATGTTAATGGACTAAAATGGTTGGGAGTTTTCCTATCAGGAATAATCGCAGGGATTGCTGGCGCTTTTTATTTCCAATATGCAGGTTCATCATTTAGAGGCAATGTTCAGGGACTTGGATTTTTATCACTGACAATTTTGATTATGGGGCGTTGAAAGATTGTCTTTATTGTAATTTCTGGGCTAATTTTCCCGTTTTTATACACATTATCAGTAAATTTAGCAGGAAATTTCGGAGATTTCCTACCAATTGTTGAAGCCGCTCCTTATTTATTTACCATTATCATTCTCGCTCTTACTTCTAAAAAAGATTTAGCGCCAAAAGCGCTCGGGATTCCTTATGATAAATCACTAAAATAG
- a CDS encoding thymidine kinase: protein MYKKFFDGIIEVITGPMFSGKSDELIKRIRILSYADIKTLVIKPWIDSRFSECEIVSRSGLRIPTFTAKTTEEIKNLFAKDNYQAIAIDEIQFFDEDIVLFLDEIANKGVRVIVSGLDQDFRRKPFGSLPNLMAMAENVTKLQAVCALCKRAATTSARRVKIDAQTLIGDQAEYEARCRACHNL, encoded by the coding sequence ATGTATAAAAAATTTTTTGATGGTATTATCGAAGTAATCACAGGTCCAATGTTTTCTGGTAAATCTGATGAATTAATTAAGCGAATCAGAATTTTAAGCTACGCTGATATTAAAACTTTAGTAATAAAACCTTGAATCGATAGTCGTTTTTCCGAGTGCGAAATTGTTTCGCGTTCAGGACTTCGTATTCCCACTTTTACCGCCAAAACAACAGAAGAAATTAAAAATTTATTTGCCAAAGATAATTACCAAGCAATTGCAATCGACGAGATTCAATTTTTCGACGAAGATATTGTTCTTTTTCTTGATGAAATTGCCAACAAAGGAGTTAGAGTGATTGTTTCTGGTCTTGATCAGGATTTTCGCCGTAAACCGTTTGGTAGTTTACCAAATTTAATGGCGATGGCCGAAAATGTCACTAAATTACAAGCAGTTTGCGCACTTTGTAAACGCGCAGCGACAACTTCAGCCCGCAGAGTAAAAATCGATGCCCAAACTTTAATCGGCGATCAAGCCGAATACGAAGCAAGATGTCGCGCTTGCCATAATTTATAA
- a CDS encoding HPr family phosphocarrier protein, protein MVTFSGTVIDKLGFHARPASKVAKLAAEFKSEVKIFTGEKSGNAKSIMNIMALGIKSGADFRFEITGEDENEAAKAIKDLIIAEKLILE, encoded by the coding sequence ATGGTAACATTTTCTGGAACAGTAATTGACAAATTAGGTTTTCATGCCCGTCCTGCTTCAAAAGTTGCAAAGTTAGCTGCTGAATTCAAATCTGAAGTTAAAATTTTCACTGGTGAAAAATCAGGTAATGCAAAGTCAATAATGAACATAATGGCATTAGGAATAAAATCTGGTGCCGATTTTCGTTTCGAGATAACTGGTGAAGACGAAAACGAAGCCGCTAAAGCAATCAAAGACTTGATAATTGCTGAAAAATTAATTCTCGAATAA
- a CDS encoding PTS transporter subunit IIABC: MSISLKSIFSEKQKKSANNSGASKMRKILSKLSGAFMLPISVMSIAGLLLGIGAAIANNAESYDVVKGITEVNIHLKRFGSFIQMLGEPVFAALPLLFAAAFVIAFTDEAGVAVFSAIIGFLVFIAIQSVFISDVENDTVKKVVEKVIDTKSLGIDEKKDLTAEIIKKILDAKKNEISTELIKKVKETKGVQILFSGAGRDPEGLSRLVGSSLGFRSLQTSVFGGIAVGLTVQFLYNRFHTIQLPQMISFFGGKRFVSLITIPAMALLAFVFLIFWPWVGIALNLFGASLAKVPFGIESFIFGYIERSLIPFGLHHVFYAPLWYSQAGGDAGATITEWALKEGIEVVSKGAGDFEVVKKAGAINPIEPGESLKTLLIDIAKNKDKFVGDSTASTYLLRFANTIDYTKDGKEFSIPLFKFLENNGFKVGRFADGKFSGMMFGLPAAAAAMIMAAPKENRKVASGTVIPAAATSFVTGVTEPIEFTFLFLSPLLFWGFHALMMAFSFMFANLAGVHVPMVFSGGVLDLLIYGAIPVQKGTNFWWVLVVGLAYAPIYYFVFLFFIKWKNLETPGRGENTKLFTKSDYLARKDQSKGKNVDPQVLAIVQGYGGIDNITIFNNCASRLRYDVKDLSLVDEQKLKSAGVVAIKVEGQHHVQAILGPIAEQMNAKINSQRELIKSLSESEINEILQNKPKKVQISVENQCNCGETCDCNTPHEVFAPATGELIELAQVNDGVFSESKLGQGFAIRIGKAGKKDIFSPITGQVRMVFATKHALGFSSLDGKTQILMHIGVDTVELEGHGIEVFVDAGQEIQAGDKVATVDLDYLTNSGITNTDVIVVVLHESKQKDFKFAIEPQRIDFLPLLVGKSENSSIDSKTNNENN; the protein is encoded by the coding sequence ATGTCTATTTCACTTAAATCAATTTTTAGTGAAAAGCAGAAAAAAAGCGCCAATAACTCTGGTGCGAGCAAAATGCGTAAAATTTTGTCAAAATTATCTGGCGCATTCATGCTCCCCATCTCGGTAATGTCGATTGCTGGATTGCTTTTAGGAATTGGTGCTGCAATCGCTAATAATGCCGAATCTTATGATGTAGTAAAAGGTATTACTGAAGTAAACATTCACCTAAAAAGATTTGGGTCATTCATCCAAATGCTCGGTGAACCAGTTTTTGCAGCGCTTCCACTTTTATTTGCTGCCGCTTTCGTCATCGCTTTCACCGACGAGGCTGGTGTTGCTGTTTTTTCTGCAATAATTGGCTTTCTTGTCTTTATTGCAATTCAGTCAGTTTTCATTTCTGATGTTGAAAATGATACTGTCAAGAAAGTTGTTGAAAAAGTTATTGACACTAAAAGTCTTGGGATTGACGAAAAAAAAGACTTGACCGCTGAAATTATCAAAAAAATTCTTGATGCTAAAAAAAATGAAATTAGTACAGAATTAATAAAAAAAGTAAAAGAAACAAAAGGTGTCCAAATTTTATTTAGTGGGGCTGGACGAGATCCAGAAGGATTGTCTAGACTTGTTGGTAGTTCACTAGGATTTAGATCATTGCAAACTTCCGTTTTTGGTGGAATCGCGGTCGGACTTACCGTTCAATTTTTATATAACCGTTTCCACACAATTCAATTACCACAAATGATTTCATTCTTTGGTGGAAAACGTTTTGTCTCACTTATTACAATTCCAGCAATGGCACTTTTAGCCTTTGTTTTCTTAATTTTTTGACCTTGAGTGGGAATAGCTTTAAACCTTTTTGGGGCTTCGCTAGCAAAAGTTCCTTTTGGAATTGAATCATTTATTTTTGGTTACATTGAAAGATCACTAATTCCTTTTGGACTTCACCATGTTTTCTACGCACCACTTTGATATTCACAAGCTGGTGGAGATGCAGGAGCAACAATAACAGAATGAGCGCTGAAAGAAGGAATCGAAGTTGTTTCTAAAGGTGCTGGTGACTTTGAAGTTGTTAAAAAAGCAGGAGCAATAAACCCAATAGAACCAGGCGAATCACTTAAAACATTACTAATTGACATTGCCAAAAATAAAGATAAATTTGTTGGTGATTCAACCGCTTCAACTTACCTCCTAAGATTTGCAAACACAATCGATTATACAAAAGATGGGAAAGAATTTTCAATTCCACTCTTTAAATTTTTAGAAAATAACGGCTTTAAAGTTGGAAGATTCGCTGATGGTAAATTCTCCGGAATGATGTTCGGGCTTCCCGCAGCGGCAGCCGCAATGATTATGGCAGCGCCAAAAGAAAACCGTAAAGTTGCATCTGGAACTGTAATTCCCGCAGCGGCAACTTCTTTTGTAACTGGTGTTACTGAACCAATTGAATTTACCTTCTTATTCTTATCTCCATTGCTTTTCTGAGGATTTCACGCATTAATGATGGCGTTTTCCTTTATGTTTGCAAACTTAGCTGGAGTTCATGTGCCAATGGTTTTCTCAGGTGGAGTTCTCGACTTATTAATTTATGGGGCAATTCCAGTTCAAAAAGGAACTAATTTCTGGTGAGTTTTAGTAGTTGGACTTGCTTATGCACCAATTTATTACTTTGTTTTCCTTTTCTTTATCAAATGAAAAAATCTTGAAACTCCAGGAAGAGGGGAAAACACAAAATTATTCACCAAATCCGACTATTTAGCACGTAAAGACCAATCAAAAGGCAAAAATGTTGATCCCCAAGTACTTGCAATTGTTCAGGGTTATGGCGGAATTGACAATATCACAATTTTCAATAATTGTGCATCTCGACTTCGTTACGATGTTAAAGATTTATCACTTGTTGATGAACAAAAACTAAAATCAGCTGGCGTTGTTGCAATTAAAGTTGAAGGACAACATCACGTACAAGCAATTTTAGGTCCAATCGCCGAACAAATGAATGCAAAAATTAACTCACAACGTGAGCTAATTAAATCGCTTTCTGAATCAGAAATCAACGAAATTCTCCAAAATAAGCCAAAAAAGGTTCAAATTAGTGTTGAAAATCAATGTAATTGTGGTGAAACTTGTGATTGCAACACACCACACGAAGTTTTTGCACCTGCAACTGGAGAACTAATCGAACTTGCACAGGTTAACGATGGAGTATTTTCTGAGTCTAAATTAGGACAAGGTTTTGCTATTCGTATTGGAAAAGCTGGAAAAAAAGATATTTTTTCACCAATTACTGGACAAGTACGGATGGTTTTTGCCACAAAACACGCACTTGGATTTTCATCACTTGATGGAAAAACACAAATTTTAATGCATATTGGAGTAGATACTGTTGAACTTGAGGGTCACGGAATTGAAGTTTTTGTTGATGCAGGACAAGAAATTCAGGCTGGGGATAAAGTTGCAACTGTTGACCTTGATTATTTAACAAATTCTGGAATTACAAACACAGATGTCATCGTTGTTGTCCTTCATGAGTCAAAACAAAAAGATTTTAAATTCGCTATCGAGCCACAAAGAATTGATTTCTTACCACTTTTAGTTGGTAAAAGCGAAAATTCTTCCATTGATTCAAAAACTAACAACGAAAACAATTAG
- a CDS encoding exonuclease/endonuclease/phosphatase family protein, which translates to MSLKSPINKKVRKSILTSVLLSSLILSPILLSTTKNVEKHQNFIEKTSKNPQIINFDLNSNQIFFDSNNNIKIFNTKKIFNQEEIKNSPTVFEPLKIKTDDKNKQKIKPGFLKPGPIQWNYKSQPKKPGYNYLYDKIVHPGRYWNRVTGNPEQIVQNVRIGYWNLVNFEQKQQSVDNLAKIILESQSAIMGLSDQKVSDFDSDQILVKLNSEKEKWEKLNFEDNKNKLDETKKYSIFYKKNELSLTGKHLKKGDSNPFLVSDQEINGTFPIAVGFKAVNNNKEFLVIMGNFMKNSDNSQQNSKVNEEEKITEKSQEENSETEEKTISKKVEKQKEKTNYIESPVYFNDSDNDHQNFDIKSLNFFYKKSNFNESLEQKIPNFNDLTIQRSKVKSEKQLNEIIDEFKNKSGINEVIFLTSRSENEKLGKGLGGSEYSSLISKVNSKVNGMLTSTKNMVKTVADKQINLGFPMLIDVQTGLYSEDKISLTSEEVALKKLKKLPKDEWDEIRTENKGEDKKLNNLQVETEPEISPVPENDSENKPETDHKNPLKKPEVEQPQSQNIPPIIEETEPKKNEEESKEKVVPPPTPENSEKTEKSNLVRFGFWNIDKFTFGSKTNKKSENDLSENSSLNLISEVIKKMDSTIVGLVIKDGSTKQNVESAAGAIVKKLDEIKNNLENNGSSQTLSQPVSDVETIEQTNSTTRWKYKLYEENETANSATQVDENLADESDENQENSASGTKRSSRRSTRKSYNSSRSSTGKQKEKKWSSKRAFLFLFDSSIWELISDGQTTKNNPFIVANESIENTNRKWVNKPVGIKLKLKGQNNDEKKINFVLGSFDSDGNQNEKNHYDDFDSSSGQSSKSKRKRGRGRSNSNSEVDLNSESSNSVSSSAETSPKSQKIDLSKFPSQGEQEITEAHGLKSVLEKVKSESKIENILFAGTTNIKEKSFANAFDDLLKSYSQLLTTKNPTKIHKNKGYVDPMNSVFYDGKWKPNLAERVDWLNLENYTKGSDFGPKEEGSLKKAFDEFSESSGSTRGNRKTSESNSKNWSVVEKISNHAPVTVQIDFEKNFNNKEELKKQVEENEKLTTESDMSVLT; encoded by the coding sequence ATGTCCCTGAAATCACCAATTAATAAAAAAGTTCGGAAGAGTATTCTAACTTCAGTTTTGTTGTCTAGTCTCATTTTAAGTCCAATCTTATTATCAACAACCAAAAATGTTGAAAAACACCAAAATTTCATAGAAAAAACTTCAAAAAATCCCCAAATTATCAACTTTGATTTAAACTCTAACCAAATCTTTTTTGACTCAAACAATAACATTAAAATTTTTAATACTAAAAAAATTTTTAACCAAGAAGAAATAAAAAATTCACCAACCGTTTTTGAACCATTGAAAATAAAAACTGATGATAAAAATAAACAAAAAATTAAACCTGGCTTTCTAAAACCTGGTCCAATTCAGTGGAATTATAAATCTCAACCAAAAAAACCTGGTTATAATTATCTTTATGACAAAATTGTTCATCCTGGAAGATATTGAAATCGTGTTACAGGAAACCCTGAACAGATTGTGCAAAATGTACGAATTGGTTATTGAAATTTAGTTAATTTCGAACAGAAACAACAATCAGTCGATAATTTAGCAAAAATAATTCTAGAATCACAGTCGGCAATAATGGGGCTTTCAGACCAAAAAGTTTCTGATTTTGATAGTGACCAAATTCTTGTAAAACTGAACAGTGAAAAAGAAAAGTGGGAAAAATTAAACTTTGAAGATAACAAAAATAAACTGGATGAAACAAAAAAATACAGTATTTTCTATAAAAAAAATGAATTGAGTCTTACTGGAAAACATTTAAAAAAGGGAGATTCAAACCCTTTTTTAGTTTCTGATCAAGAAATTAATGGCACTTTTCCAATCGCTGTTGGCTTTAAAGCAGTCAACAATAACAAAGAATTTTTGGTAATTATGGGAAATTTTATGAAAAATTCCGATAATTCACAGCAAAATTCTAAAGTCAACGAAGAAGAAAAAATAACTGAAAAATCTCAAGAAGAAAATTCAGAAACTGAAGAAAAAACAATTTCAAAAAAAGTTGAAAAACAAAAAGAAAAAACTAATTACATTGAAAGTCCCGTTTATTTTAATGATTCAGATAACGATCATCAGAATTTTGATATAAAAAGTTTGAATTTTTTCTATAAAAAGTCTAATTTTAACGAATCTTTAGAACAAAAAATCCCGAATTTTAATGATCTAACAATACAAAGATCAAAAGTAAAATCTGAAAAACAATTAAATGAAATAATTGATGAATTTAAGAACAAATCGGGAATTAATGAAGTGATTTTCCTAACTTCACGTAGTGAAAATGAAAAATTAGGAAAGGGTCTTGGCGGTTCCGAATATAGTTCTTTAATTTCTAAAGTTAACTCTAAAGTAAACGGAATGTTAACTAGCACTAAAAATATGGTGAAAACTGTTGCTGATAAACAAATTAACCTTGGTTTTCCAATGCTAATTGATGTTCAAACTGGGCTTTATTCTGAAGATAAAATTAGCTTAACATCGGAGGAAGTTGCACTTAAAAAACTAAAAAAACTGCCAAAAGATGAATGAGATGAAATTAGAACTGAAAATAAAGGCGAAGATAAAAAGTTAAATAATTTACAAGTTGAAACCGAACCTGAAATTAGTCCTGTACCTGAAAACGACTCAGAAAATAAACCTGAAACTGATCACAAAAATCCTTTAAAAAAACCAGAAGTAGAGCAACCACAATCTCAGAATATTCCGCCTATTATAGAAGAAACCGAACCGAAAAAAAATGAAGAAGAATCAAAAGAAAAAGTTGTTCCACCACCAACTCCTGAAAATAGTGAAAAAACTGAAAAGTCTAATTTAGTGCGTTTTGGTTTCTGAAATATTGATAAATTTACTTTCGGAAGTAAAACTAATAAAAAAAGCGAAAATGACTTAAGCGAAAATTCTAGCCTTAACTTAATTTCCGAAGTTATTAAAAAAATGGATTCAACTATTGTTGGTTTAGTTATCAAGGATGGTAGCACAAAACAAAATGTTGAAAGTGCCGCTGGTGCAATCGTTAAAAAATTAGATGAAATTAAAAATAATCTAGAAAATAATGGCAGCTCTCAAACGTTAAGTCAACCAGTTTCAGATGTTGAAACAATTGAACAAACTAATTCAACAACTAGATGAAAATATAAATTATACGAGGAAAATGAAACCGCTAATTCAGCAACACAAGTTGATGAAAACCTTGCTGATGAGTCTGATGAAAATCAAGAAAATAGTGCTTCTGGGACAAAAAGATCGTCTAGAAGAAGTACAAGAAAAAGTTATAATTCTTCAAGAAGTTCGACTGGAAAACAAAAAGAGAAAAAATGATCAAGTAAACGCGCATTCCTTTTCTTGTTTGATTCTTCAATTTGAGAACTAATTTCAGATGGTCAAACTACTAAAAATAATCCATTCATTGTAGCGAATGAATCCATTGAAAATACAAACAGAAAATGGGTAAACAAACCAGTTGGCATTAAATTAAAGCTAAAAGGCCAAAACAACGATGAAAAGAAAATTAATTTTGTTTTGGGTAGTTTTGATAGTGATGGTAACCAAAATGAAAAAAATCACTACGATGATTTTGATTCATCAAGTGGTCAAAGTTCAAAATCAAAAAGAAAAAGAGGACGTGGACGTTCTAATTCTAATTCAGAAGTTGATCTAAATAGTGAATCATCTAATTCGGTATCTAGTTCAGCAGAAACTTCTCCTAAATCTCAAAAAATAGATTTATCTAAATTTCCAAGTCAGGGTGAACAAGAAATAACCGAAGCACACGGACTAAAAAGCGTACTTGAAAAAGTAAAAAGTGAATCTAAAATTGAAAATATTTTATTTGCTGGGACAACAAATATTAAAGAAAAAAGTTTTGCAAACGCGTTTGATGACCTTTTAAAATCATATTCTCAACTTCTTACAACCAAAAACCCGACAAAAATCCATAAAAATAAAGGTTATGTTGATCCAATGAATAGCGTGTTTTACGATGGCAAATGAAAACCTAATCTTGCAGAACGAGTTGACTGGCTAAATTTAGAAAACTATACAAAAGGATCCGATTTTGGTCCAAAGGAAGAGGGATCATTAAAAAAAGCATTTGATGAATTCAGCGAATCTAGCGGGAGCACGCGAGGAAATCGAAAAACTTCTGAAAGCAATTCTAAAAATTGGTCTGTTGTTGAAAAAATTTCCAATCATGCACCCGTTACAGTTCAAATTGACTTTGAAAAAAATTTTAATAATAAAGAGGAACTAAAAAAACAAGTTGAAGAAAATGAAAAATTAACAACAGAATCCGATATGAGTGTTTTAACATAA